A window of the Diabrotica undecimpunctata isolate CICGRU chromosome 1, icDiaUnde3, whole genome shotgun sequence genome harbors these coding sequences:
- the LOC140450059 gene encoding uncharacterized protein isoform X2 — translation MFNQTEVKQEVDETTCNEVKQEVGDMACKREIDNEVDEVLQDTFKIEIKEEPTRESTNDTFDYLDVKKCPIKAEIKQDDDSPTR, via the coding sequence ATGTTTAATCAAACTGAAGTAAAGCAAGAAGTTGATGAGACGACTTGCAATGAAGTAAAACAAGAAGTTGGTGATATGGCTTGCAAAAGAGAAATAGATAATGAAGTAGATGAAGTTCTACAGGATacctttaaaattgaaattaaggaGGAACCTACCAGGGAAAGTACAAATGATACATTTGATTATTTAGACGTAAAGAAATGTCCTATAAAAGCTGAAATAAAACAAGATGATG